A DNA window from Shewanella baltica contains the following coding sequences:
- the lpxD gene encoding UDP-3-O-(3-hydroxymyristoyl)glucosamine N-acyltransferase, with protein sequence MNSVTLKELGLLLDGDIQGDETLIINSVATLEHAKAGQISFLANSKYRSQLEATQASAVLLSAKDAQDYQGTALIVKDPYVGFARVAQYLDTTPKAAVGIHPSAQIDASAHIGEGVAIGANAVIGANVILGENVQIGAGVVLGQDVVIGSKTRLWANVTVYHDVHLGQDCIIHSGAVLGSDGFGYANDRGQWIKIPQTGGVRIGDRVEIGANSTVDRGALGHTEIHDGVIIDNQVQIAHNDIIGENTAIAGSTTIAGSVTIGKYCIIGGSCAIAGHLSIADGVHVSGATNITTNMREPGLYSSATVAMDNKLWRKNTVRFRQLDELFQRVKTLEKNLKTPD encoded by the coding sequence ATGAATAGTGTGACTTTAAAAGAGCTAGGCCTGTTACTAGACGGTGATATTCAAGGCGACGAAACGCTAATTATTAATAGTGTGGCGACCTTAGAACATGCCAAAGCAGGTCAAATCTCTTTTTTAGCCAACAGTAAATATCGCTCTCAGCTTGAGGCAACTCAAGCGAGTGCGGTGTTATTGTCAGCTAAAGATGCGCAGGATTATCAAGGTACTGCGTTAATTGTAAAAGATCCTTATGTCGGTTTTGCCCGTGTTGCCCAGTATTTGGACACTACGCCTAAAGCGGCGGTGGGTATCCATCCTTCGGCTCAAATTGACGCTTCTGCCCATATAGGTGAAGGTGTTGCGATTGGGGCGAATGCGGTTATTGGTGCGAACGTCATTTTAGGTGAAAATGTCCAGATAGGTGCCGGTGTCGTGCTCGGACAAGATGTGGTTATTGGCTCAAAAACGCGTTTGTGGGCTAATGTCACTGTCTATCACGATGTGCATTTAGGACAAGATTGTATTATCCATTCGGGCGCCGTATTAGGCTCCGATGGTTTTGGTTATGCCAATGATCGCGGTCAGTGGATTAAAATCCCACAAACGGGCGGCGTTCGTATCGGCGATCGGGTTGAAATAGGTGCTAATTCAACGGTAGATCGCGGTGCATTAGGCCATACCGAGATCCACGATGGGGTGATTATCGATAACCAAGTACAAATTGCCCATAACGATATTATCGGTGAAAATACCGCTATCGCTGGTAGTACGACTATCGCTGGCAGTGTCACTATTGGTAAATATTGCATTATTGGCGGTAGTTGTGCCATCGCAGGTCATTTGAGCATTGCCGATGGTGTGCATGTGTCTGGTGCTACCAATATTACCACTAATATGCGTGAGCCCGGTTTATACTCTTCTGCCACAGTGGCAATGGACAATAAACTTTGGCGTAAAAACACAGTTCGTTTCCGTCAGTTAGATGAACTGTTCCAGCGTGTTAAAACGTTGGAAAAAAATTTAAAAACACCAGATTAA
- a CDS encoding OmpH family outer membrane protein: protein MVNRALMTLVLLGAPLMAHAEKIAVVDMGAVFEQLPQREQISQSLKKEFGDRMADVQKMQEEMRSLMEKQQRDGALMNDAQKTELVRKMESLKSEYQLKGKALDEDLRRRQGEEQNKLLVKVQKAINTIAEKDQYDLVLQRGAVIYVKPNADISGKVVEALSKGK from the coding sequence ATGGTAAATCGCGCGCTGATGACGTTAGTTTTGTTAGGCGCGCCGTTAATGGCACATGCTGAGAAAATTGCCGTAGTGGATATGGGCGCTGTGTTCGAACAGCTGCCACAACGTGAGCAGATCTCTCAATCTCTGAAGAAAGAGTTTGGCGATCGCATGGCTGATGTCCAAAAAATGCAAGAAGAAATGCGCTCTCTAATGGAGAAGCAGCAACGTGACGGTGCGTTAATGAACGATGCACAAAAAACGGAACTGGTTCGTAAAATGGAATCGCTAAAATCTGAATATCAGTTAAAAGGCAAAGCATTGGATGAAGACTTACGTCGTCGCCAAGGTGAAGAGCAAAATAAACTGTTAGTTAAAGTGCAAAAAGCCATCAACACTATCGCTGAAAAAGACCAATATGATTTGGTATTACAACGTGGTGCAGTCATTTATGTTAAGCCTAACGCTGACATCAGTGGCAAAGTGGTTGAAGCCTTAAGCAAAGGCAAGTAA
- the bamA gene encoding outer membrane protein assembly factor BamA yields the protein MRLNKLFASMLFVGASFSGTVLADTFQPFEVTDIQVEGLQRVALGAALLSLPVKVGDTVDQLRIQQAIKSLYASTNFENVSVSRDGGVLVVKVTERPTISAVTFDGNKDIKDEQLQESLDGSGVKVGESLDRTMLTGIEKGLQDFYYGVGKYGAKVEAQVINLPRNRVELKFKFTEGLAAEIRQINVVGNHEFTDAELIGMLELKDYVAWWDLFGERRYQKQKLQADLETIKTYYHNKGYIRFEVTSTQVAMTPDRKGLYITINVDEGEKYKVKEVNLTGDLMGREELMKSILPIKAGDMYNGGDVTFTEEMYSKYLGRFGYAYPEVKTYPEIDDKTKEVTLNINVKPGKRVYVRAINFTGNTVTKDEVMRRELRQMEGAWLNSAQVEQSKARLNRLGFFETVDTETIQVPGTDDLVDVAVKVKEQPSGSFNAGVGYGTESGLSLQFGVQQNNFLGTGNQAGISLSTNKYSKNVNLSYTDPYWTKDGVSLGGSVYWSEFDANEANLERYKNSSYGVALNSGFPINEYNRINGGIGYRHNTISEISAYEQALRFYNIYRDDDPNADLSFDNFELSLGWYRSTLNRGTFPTDGSSQRLNGKMTSPGSDLQYFKTDFDTNFYFPINRSQSFVLLARGRLGYGNGYGQFNDNDQILPFWENYYSGGSSSLRGFKSNSVGPRSFYLYRGSEPCAPDPSGDGCSLPGDPNSIQVSSGRSIGGNALATASMELIVPTPFLDEAYTNSVRTSFFVDAGNVWDTEFDYNAYQTLPADEFAKLQDYSDPARLRASWGLSVQWLSPMGPMVFSLAWPIKEYEGDQTEIFSFNIGKTF from the coding sequence ATGAGATTGAATAAACTTTTTGCCTCGATGTTATTCGTCGGTGCGTCGTTTTCAGGGACTGTGTTGGCTGATACTTTCCAACCGTTTGAAGTGACCGACATCCAAGTTGAAGGTTTGCAGCGAGTTGCACTCGGTGCTGCCCTGTTAAGCTTACCAGTAAAAGTAGGTGACACTGTTGACCAGTTAAGAATTCAACAAGCCATTAAAAGCTTGTATGCATCGACTAACTTTGAAAATGTCTCCGTGAGCCGAGATGGCGGCGTATTAGTGGTGAAAGTCACTGAACGTCCTACCATCAGTGCCGTGACATTCGATGGCAACAAAGACATTAAAGATGAACAGTTACAGGAAAGTCTGGACGGTTCTGGCGTTAAAGTCGGTGAGTCGCTTGATCGCACTATGTTGACCGGTATTGAAAAGGGTCTGCAGGATTTCTACTACGGCGTGGGTAAATACGGCGCTAAAGTGGAAGCTCAAGTGATCAACTTACCCCGTAACCGGGTTGAGCTGAAATTTAAGTTCACCGAAGGTTTAGCGGCCGAAATCCGCCAAATTAACGTGGTCGGTAATCATGAGTTCACCGATGCTGAGTTGATTGGCATGCTGGAACTTAAAGATTATGTGGCTTGGTGGGATCTGTTCGGCGAACGCCGTTATCAGAAGCAAAAGCTGCAGGCAGATCTCGAGACCATCAAAACCTATTATCACAATAAAGGTTATATCCGCTTTGAAGTCACCTCGACTCAAGTGGCGATGACACCTGACCGTAAAGGTTTATATATCACCATCAACGTAGATGAAGGTGAGAAATATAAAGTTAAAGAAGTAAACCTGACGGGTGATTTGATGGGCCGTGAAGAGTTGATGAAATCAATTCTGCCGATCAAAGCGGGTGATATGTACAACGGCGGTGATGTGACTTTCACCGAAGAAATGTACAGCAAATATTTAGGCCGCTTCGGTTATGCCTACCCAGAAGTCAAAACGTATCCTGAAATTGATGATAAGACTAAAGAAGTGACCTTAAACATCAATGTTAAACCGGGTAAACGTGTTTACGTGCGTGCGATTAACTTCACTGGTAACACAGTGACCAAAGATGAAGTGATGCGCCGTGAACTGCGTCAGATGGAAGGGGCTTGGTTAAACTCAGCGCAAGTTGAGCAATCTAAAGCGCGTCTTAACCGTTTGGGCTTCTTCGAAACCGTTGACACTGAAACGATTCAAGTGCCAGGTACCGATGATTTAGTCGATGTTGCGGTGAAAGTGAAAGAGCAGCCGTCGGGCTCATTCAACGCCGGTGTCGGTTATGGTACTGAATCAGGCCTGAGCTTGCAGTTTGGTGTGCAGCAAAATAACTTCTTAGGCACAGGTAACCAAGCGGGTATCAGCTTGAGCACCAACAAGTATTCTAAGAACGTTAACTTATCCTATACCGATCCGTATTGGACGAAAGATGGCGTGAGTTTAGGGGGTAGCGTTTATTGGAGCGAGTTTGACGCCAATGAAGCTAACTTAGAGCGTTATAAAAACAGTTCTTACGGTGTGGCGTTGAACTCGGGTTTCCCGATCAACGAATACAATCGTATCAATGGTGGCATAGGCTATCGTCATAACACGATTTCTGAAATTTCTGCCTATGAACAAGCACTGCGTTTCTATAACATCTACCGTGATGACGATCCAAATGCGGACTTAAGTTTTGATAACTTTGAACTGAGTCTGGGCTGGTATCGTAGCACCTTGAACCGTGGCACTTTCCCAACAGACGGCTCGTCTCAGCGTTTGAACGGTAAAATGACTTCGCCAGGGTCTGATTTACAGTATTTTAAGACAGACTTTGACACTAACTTCTATTTCCCTATTAACCGTAGTCAGAGCTTTGTGCTCTTGGCCCGTGGTCGATTAGGTTATGGTAACGGTTATGGTCAATTTAATGATAACGACCAAATTCTGCCTTTCTGGGAAAACTATTACTCAGGTGGTAGCAGTTCACTGCGTGGCTTTAAGTCTAACTCTGTGGGGCCTCGTTCATTCTATCTCTACCGAGGTAGTGAACCATGTGCACCGGATCCATCGGGCGATGGTTGTAGTTTGCCGGGCGATCCTAACAGTATCCAAGTGAGTTCTGGCCGTTCAATCGGTGGTAACGCCCTTGCGACAGCGAGCATGGAGTTGATTGTACCGACGCCATTCTTGGATGAGGCTTACACAAACTCAGTTCGTACGAGTTTCTTCGTTGATGCGGGTAACGTTTGGGATACTGAGTTTGATTACAATGCATATCAAACACTTCCAGCGGACGAGTTTGCTAAGTTACAGGACTACAGTGATCCAGCACGTTTACGCGCTTCTTGGGGCTTAAGTGTGCAGTGGTTATCACCTATGGGTCCTATGGTGTTTAGCTTAGCGTGGCCGATTAAAGAATACGAAGGCGACCAAACAGAGATCTTCTCTTTCAATATTGGCAAAACTTTTTAA
- the rseP gene encoding sigma E protease regulator RseP, which yields MLDFLWNLGSFIVALGLLITAHEYGHFYVARRCGVKVERFSIGFGKAIWRRVGKDGTEYVLAMIPLGGYVKMLDERVEDVPEALKDQAFNRKTVWQRIAIVAAGPIANFIFAIVALYFMYLIGVPSLKPVITSTTPGTAAAQIQVTEPMQITAISGQAVRNWEEVNLALVGHIGDESLSVSLTPLSGLQGLDSSARSYTLDTRNWHFDPEKESPITTLGLGIYRPEIDPTIAAISPDSAAAKSELKVGDTLVAINGKNYTDWQAFVDIIQHSANVPVSLTLRRNGEQFNVVVTPLSSKNADGQEIGMLGVSPTQAPWPDNMRLQLEYGPIDSFGIAADKTWQLVAVSFKMIGKLFTGDVSVKNLSGPISIAQGAGSSANYGLVYFLGFLALISVNLGIINLLPLPVLDGGHLLYYFIEVITGKPVPEKVQEIGFRFGAAILLMLMSIALFNDFARL from the coding sequence ATGTTAGATTTTTTATGGAACTTAGGTTCTTTCATCGTTGCACTGGGCCTGTTAATCACAGCCCACGAATACGGCCATTTCTATGTCGCACGCCGTTGTGGTGTCAAAGTCGAACGTTTCTCCATTGGTTTCGGTAAGGCGATTTGGCGCCGTGTCGGTAAAGACGGCACTGAATACGTGTTAGCCATGATCCCACTCGGTGGCTATGTCAAAATGCTCGATGAGCGCGTCGAAGACGTCCCAGAAGCATTAAAAGATCAAGCATTCAATCGTAAAACCGTATGGCAGCGCATTGCGATTGTGGCTGCTGGCCCGATTGCGAATTTTATTTTTGCCATCGTTGCCCTGTATTTTATGTATCTGATTGGTGTGCCGTCACTGAAACCTGTGATCACATCGACAACACCTGGAACTGCCGCCGCGCAAATCCAGGTCACTGAGCCCATGCAAATAACGGCCATTTCCGGCCAGGCTGTACGTAACTGGGAAGAAGTGAATTTAGCCTTAGTGGGCCACATAGGCGATGAAAGCCTGAGTGTATCGCTGACGCCATTGAGCGGTTTGCAGGGCTTAGATTCCAGCGCGCGCTCTTATACCTTAGATACCCGCAATTGGCATTTTGATCCTGAAAAAGAATCGCCGATTACCACCTTAGGTTTAGGGATATATCGCCCCGAAATCGACCCGACAATTGCTGCTATTAGCCCTGACAGCGCCGCTGCCAAGAGCGAGCTAAAAGTTGGGGATACCTTAGTGGCGATAAATGGTAAAAATTATACCGATTGGCAGGCTTTTGTTGACATTATTCAACATTCTGCCAATGTGCCTGTGAGCTTAACTTTGCGTCGTAATGGCGAACAGTTTAACGTGGTAGTGACACCGTTAAGCAGTAAAAACGCCGATGGCCAAGAGATAGGTATGCTTGGGGTGAGCCCAACCCAAGCGCCATGGCCAGACAATATGCGTTTACAACTTGAATATGGACCAATCGATTCTTTCGGCATCGCAGCGGATAAAACATGGCAACTTGTTGCTGTGAGCTTTAAGATGATTGGCAAATTATTTACCGGCGATGTGTCGGTGAAAAACCTGAGTGGACCCATCTCGATCGCACAGGGTGCGGGCAGTAGTGCAAACTATGGCTTGGTCTATTTTCTCGGGTTCCTCGCGCTCATCAGCGTCAATTTAGGCATCATTAACTTGTTGCCTTTACCTGTGCTCGATGGGGGACACCTGCTGTATTACTTTATTGAAGTAATAACTGGTAAACCTGTACCTGAAAAGGTGCAGGAAATAGGATTCAGATTTGGGGCAGCAATACTGCTGATGTTGATGAGCATTGCGCTTTTCAATGATTTTGCCCGACTCTGA
- the ispC gene encoding 1-deoxy-D-xylulose-5-phosphate reductoisomerase has protein sequence MQNMVILGATGSIGASTLSVISANPLAYSVYGLVANASVDKMLALCLAHRPKVAHMVDEAAAKQLRAVLPAGLNIQVTTGMNDLLGLVTAAEVDTVMAAIVGAAGLVPTLEAVKAGKRVLLANKEALVMSGELFIEATKRSGAVLLPVDSEHNAIFQCLPQEVQANLGRCDLAASGISHILLTGSGGPFLRSDLATLAAMTPAQACKHPNWSMGPKISVDSATMMNKGLEFIEARWLFNTQAEQLKVVIHPQSVIHSMVQYRDGSVIAQMGNPDMRTPIAHCMAYPQRIHSGVEPLDFFKVGQLSFYEPDFERFPCLALAMDACAQGQEATTVLNAANEIAVEAFLQGQIGFTQIAKVNEACLVTVPKRPMGSIEDILALDAQTRVYARETLASIA, from the coding sequence ATGCAAAATATGGTGATTTTGGGTGCTACCGGCTCTATAGGTGCCAGTACCTTAAGTGTGATATCGGCTAATCCACTCGCTTATAGCGTGTATGGATTAGTGGCCAACGCGAGCGTTGATAAGATGCTTGCACTTTGTTTGGCGCATAGACCGAAAGTGGCGCATATGGTGGATGAAGCGGCAGCAAAACAGTTGCGTGCCGTTTTACCTGCAGGGCTCAATATCCAAGTCACCACAGGCATGAACGATTTACTCGGGTTAGTGACCGCTGCCGAAGTGGATACCGTGATGGCGGCGATTGTTGGGGCTGCAGGGCTAGTACCGACGCTTGAAGCCGTAAAGGCGGGGAAGCGGGTATTACTGGCCAACAAAGAAGCCTTAGTTATGTCAGGTGAGCTGTTTATTGAGGCGACTAAGCGCTCTGGCGCTGTGCTCTTGCCTGTGGACAGTGAGCATAATGCCATCTTCCAATGTCTCCCCCAAGAAGTGCAAGCCAACCTTGGCCGTTGTGACTTAGCGGCATCGGGTATTTCCCATATTCTGTTAACCGGTTCTGGCGGACCTTTCCTGCGGTCGGATCTTGCGACACTGGCCGCCATGACGCCTGCCCAAGCCTGTAAACATCCTAATTGGTCCATGGGACCTAAAATCTCCGTCGACTCCGCCACTATGATGAATAAGGGCTTAGAGTTTATTGAGGCACGTTGGTTGTTTAACACTCAGGCTGAGCAACTTAAGGTGGTTATCCATCCGCAAAGCGTGATCCACTCTATGGTGCAGTACCGTGATGGTTCCGTTATTGCCCAAATGGGTAACCCAGATATGCGTACGCCTATTGCCCATTGCATGGCTTATCCGCAAAGAATTCATTCTGGCGTTGAACCTTTAGATTTTTTCAAAGTCGGACAGTTAAGCTTTTATGAACCTGATTTTGAACGCTTCCCCTGTTTGGCTCTGGCAATGGACGCGTGTGCCCAAGGCCAAGAGGCGACAACTGTGTTAAATGCAGCCAATGAGATTGCTGTTGAAGCGTTTTTACAGGGACAAATTGGCTTTACTCAAATTGCAAAAGTGAACGAAGCTTGTTTAGTGACTGTGCCTAAGCGCCCTATGGGCAGCATAGAAGATATTTTAGCCTTAGATGCGCAAACCCGCGTCTATGCGCGTGAGACCTTAGCAAGCATCGCTTAG
- a CDS encoding phosphatidate cytidylyltransferase, whose protein sequence is MLKQRIITAIWLVPLVLGAIFLLPANYFAWALVGVFLIAAKEWGRIIDNQCDVTQWSFTCTVGILLVALNLIVPIDAVWLSHQLHPIYLAILYIGALWWLASLLLVVTYPKSAKFWQKNPMFKSMFGQLTLIPCFVALIALKSISSQASPYYGPVLVLLVMLIVWAADSGAYFVGKAIGKTKLMPAVSPAKTLEGLLGGLVTTMIVVGAVMYYSPEQELGLVVAVTLFVALVSALGDLSESMFKRAACIKDSGTILPGHGGVLDRIDSLTAALPVFTLIYIAFWM, encoded by the coding sequence TTGCTAAAACAACGAATAATAACAGCAATTTGGTTAGTTCCATTAGTTTTGGGGGCGATATTTTTACTCCCTGCCAACTACTTCGCTTGGGCCTTGGTCGGCGTCTTTCTCATTGCTGCAAAGGAATGGGGAAGAATTATCGATAATCAGTGTGACGTCACCCAGTGGAGCTTCACCTGTACGGTCGGTATCTTGTTGGTGGCACTTAATCTGATTGTGCCAATCGATGCGGTTTGGTTAAGCCATCAGTTACACCCTATCTATTTAGCCATTCTCTACATTGGCGCACTTTGGTGGTTAGCCTCACTGTTATTAGTGGTGACTTATCCGAAAAGCGCTAAGTTCTGGCAAAAGAATCCTATGTTTAAGTCCATGTTTGGACAGCTAACCTTAATACCTTGTTTTGTCGCCCTGATCGCGCTCAAATCCATTAGCTCGCAAGCTTCGCCTTATTACGGCCCTGTGTTGGTGTTATTGGTGATGTTGATTGTGTGGGCCGCGGATTCAGGCGCTTACTTCGTGGGCAAGGCGATAGGTAAAACCAAACTGATGCCAGCGGTAAGCCCAGCTAAAACGCTTGAAGGTTTACTCGGCGGTTTAGTGACCACTATGATAGTGGTTGGTGCGGTGATGTATTATTCGCCTGAGCAAGAACTGGGCTTAGTTGTGGCCGTGACCTTATTTGTTGCCTTAGTGTCAGCACTGGGTGATTTATCTGAAAGTATGTTTAAGCGTGCGGCCTGTATCAAAGATTCTGGCACTATTTTGCCCGGTCACGGCGGCGTGCTCGACCGCATCGACAGCCTGACTGCAGCCTTGCCGGTGTTTACCCTGATCTACATTGCATTCTGGATGTAA
- the uppS gene encoding polyprenyl diphosphate synthase: MSSTVELDPHPRTSESDLHTQTTLPGQLPELVKQSLPKHVAIIMDGNGRWAQTQGKPRVLGHKAGVKAVRRAVSTASQLGIESLTLFAFSSENWRRPDKEVSLLMELFFTVLQREIKLLHKNQVKLKIIGDISRFSARLQKQIAAAQEKTSGNTGLVLNVAANYGGRWDILQAAQKLAEKVETGEMTSSQFTEEALSAHLCMQNQSEVDLMIRTGGDCRISNFVLWQAAYAELVFTDTLWPDFDEQAFHEAIAIFASRQRRFGLTGSQIDEMRTL, translated from the coding sequence ATGTCATCCACAGTGGAACTTGATCCGCACCCTAGGACGAGTGAGAGTGATTTACACACTCAAACGACCTTGCCGGGACAATTACCCGAACTCGTGAAACAGTCGTTACCTAAGCATGTTGCCATTATCATGGATGGCAATGGGCGCTGGGCACAAACCCAAGGTAAACCACGAGTGTTGGGACATAAGGCCGGTGTTAAAGCCGTTAGAAGAGCCGTAAGCACGGCAAGCCAATTGGGCATTGAATCGCTAACTTTATTTGCATTTTCTAGCGAGAATTGGCGAAGACCCGATAAAGAAGTCAGCTTGCTGATGGAATTGTTTTTTACCGTATTACAGCGCGAAATTAAATTGCTGCATAAGAATCAGGTTAAGCTGAAGATTATTGGTGATATCAGCCGTTTTTCGGCGCGATTACAGAAGCAAATTGCAGCTGCGCAAGAGAAGACATCAGGCAATACTGGCTTGGTTCTGAATGTTGCCGCTAACTATGGTGGCCGTTGGGACATACTTCAAGCAGCCCAAAAATTAGCGGAAAAGGTCGAAACTGGCGAAATGACCAGCAGTCAGTTCACCGAAGAAGCCTTAAGTGCACATTTGTGCATGCAAAATCAGAGTGAAGTTGATTTAATGATCCGCACGGGCGGGGACTGTCGCATCAGCAATTTTGTGCTGTGGCAGGCGGCCTATGCAGAATTGGTGTTTACCGACACCCTTTGGCCTGATTTCGATGAACAGGCTTTTCATGAAGCGATTGCCATTTTTGCAAGTCGCCAGCGCCGCTTTGGTTTGACTGGAAGTCAGATTGATGAGATGCGTACATTGTAA